The Cervus canadensis isolate Bull #8, Minnesota chromosome 9, ASM1932006v1, whole genome shotgun sequence genome contains a region encoding:
- the LOC122447075 gene encoding heterogeneous nuclear ribonucleoprotein A3-like isoform X1, translating to MEVKPLPGRPQPDSSRHRRHRGEEGHEPKEPEQLRKLFISGLSFETTDDSLREHSEKWGTLTDCVVMRDPQTKRSRGSGFVTHSCVEEADAAMCARPHEADGRAVEPKRAVSREDSGKPGAHLTVKKIFVGGIKEDTEEYNLRDYSEKYGKIETTEVMEDRQSGKKRGFAFVTFDDHDPVDKIVVQKYYTINGHNCEVKKALSKQEMQSAGSQRGRGGGSGNFMGRGGSFGGGGGNFGRGGNFGGRGGYSGGGGGRRGSYGGGDGGYNGFGGDGGNYGGGPGYSSRGGYGGGGPGSGNQGGGCGGGGGGYDGYNEGGNFGGNYGGGGNCNDFGNYSGQQQSNYGPMKGGSFGGRSSGGPYGDGYGSGGGSGGYGSRRF from the coding sequence ATGGAGGTAAAACCGCTGCCCGGTCGCCCCCAGCCGGACTCCAGCCGTCACCGCCGCCACCGGGGGGAGGAGGGTCACGAGCCCAAGGAACCAGAGCAGCTGAGAAAGCTGTTTATCAGTGGTCTGAGCTTTGAAACTACAGAtgatagcttaagagaacattctGAGAAATGGGGCACACTCACAGATTGTGTGGTGATGAGAGACCCCCAAACAAAACGTTCCAGGGGCTCTGGGTTTGTGACTCACTCTTGTGTGGAAGAAGCGGATGCAGCAATGTGTGCCCGACCACACGAGGCTGATGGGCGTGCAGTGGAGCCAAAGAGAGCTGTTTCTAGAGAGGATTCTGGAAAGCCTGGTGCCCATCTAACAGTGAAGAAAATTTTTGTTGGTGGTATtaaagaagatacagaagaatATAATTTGAGAGACTACTCTGAAAAGTATGGCAAGATTGAAACCACAGAAGTTATGGAAGACAGGCAGAGTGGAAAAAAGAGAGGATTTGCTTTTGTAACTTTTGATGATCATGATCCAGTTGATAAAATTGTTGTTCAGAAATACTACACTATTAATGGGCATAATTGTGAAGTGAAAAAGGCCCTTTCTAAACAAGAGATGCAATCTGCTGGATCACAAAGAGGTCGTGGAGGTGGATCTGGCAACTTTATGGGTCGTGGGGGAAGCTTTGGAGGTGGTGGAGGTAACTTTGGCCGTGGTGGAAACTTTGGTGGAAGAGGAGGCTatagtggtggaggtggtggcagACGAGGGAGTTATGGAGGAGGTGACGGTGGATACAATGGATTTGGAGGTGATGGTGGCAACTATGGCGGTGGTCCTGGTTATAGTAGTAGAGGAGGTTACGGTGGTGGTGGACCAGGATCTGGAAACCAAGGTGGTGGATGTGGTGGCGGTGGTGGAGGATATGATGGTTACAATGAAGGAGGAAATTTTGGAGGTAACTATGGTGGTGGTGGAAACTGTAATGATTTTGGAAATTACAGTGGACAACAGCAATCAAATTATGGACCCATGAAAGGGGGTAGTTTTGGTGGAAGAAGCTCGGGCGGTCCCTATGGTGATGGTTATGGATCTGGTGGTGGAAGTGGTGGATATGGTAGCAGAAGGTTctaa
- the LOC122447075 gene encoding heterogeneous nuclear ribonucleoprotein A3-like isoform X2 codes for MEVKPLPGRPQPDSSRHRRHRGEEGHEPKEPEQLRKLFISGLSFETTDDSLREHSEKWGTLTDCVVMRDPQTKRSRGSGFVTHSCVEEADAAMCARPHEADGRAVEPKRAVSREDSGKPGAHLTVKKIFVGGIKEDTEEYNLRDYSEKYGKIETTEVMEDRQSGKKRGFAFVTFDDHDPVDKIVVQKYYTINGHNCEVKKALSKQEMQSAGSQRGRGGGSGNFMGRGGSFGGGGGNFGRGGNFGGRGGYSGGGGGRRGSYGGGDGGYNGFGGDGNYGGGGNCNDFGNYSGQQQSNYGPMKGGSFGGRSSGGPYGDGYGSGGGSGGYGSRRF; via the exons ATGGAGGTAAAACCGCTGCCCGGTCGCCCCCAGCCGGACTCCAGCCGTCACCGCCGCCACCGGGGGGAGGAGGGTCACGAGCCCAAGGAACCAGAGCAGCTGAGAAAGCTGTTTATCAGTGGTCTGAGCTTTGAAACTACAGAtgatagcttaagagaacattctGAGAAATGGGGCACACTCACAGATTGTGTGGTGATGAGAGACCCCCAAACAAAACGTTCCAGGGGCTCTGGGTTTGTGACTCACTCTTGTGTGGAAGAAGCGGATGCAGCAATGTGTGCCCGACCACACGAGGCTGATGGGCGTGCAGTGGAGCCAAAGAGAGCTGTTTCTAGAGAGGATTCTGGAAAGCCTGGTGCCCATCTAACAGTGAAGAAAATTTTTGTTGGTGGTATtaaagaagatacagaagaatATAATTTGAGAGACTACTCTGAAAAGTATGGCAAGATTGAAACCACAGAAGTTATGGAAGACAGGCAGAGTGGAAAAAAGAGAGGATTTGCTTTTGTAACTTTTGATGATCATGATCCAGTTGATAAAATTGTTGTTCAGAAATACTACACTATTAATGGGCATAATTGTGAAGTGAAAAAGGCCCTTTCTAAACAAGAGATGCAATCTGCTGGATCACAAAGAGGTCGTGGAGGTGGATCTGGCAACTTTATGGGTCGTGGGGGAAGCTTTGGAGGTGGTGGAGGTAACTTTGGCCGTGGTGGAAACTTTGGTGGAAGAGGAGGCTatagtggtggaggtggtggcagACGAGGGAGTTATGGAGGAGGTGACGGTGGATACAATGGATTTGGAGGTGATG GTAACTATGGTGGTGGTGGAAACTGTAATGATTTTGGAAATTACAGTGGACAACAGCAATCAAATTATGGACCCATGAAAGGGGGTAGTTTTGGTGGAAGAAGCTCGGGCGGTCCCTATGGTGATGGTTATGGATCTGGTGGTGGAAGTGGTGGATATGGTAGCAGAAGGTTctaa